Below is a genomic region from Henckelia pumila isolate YLH828 chromosome 3, ASM3356847v2, whole genome shotgun sequence.
GTATTTTtagtacggtataccgaaaactcacccttatataattattgaatgtatatatatatatatattataaatatatggaTTTTCAGTACCAACTATTTCATATGTAGCATAAAAATGcgtattttttggtttttattttttgttttacttttcaactctctaaaattaaaaatataaatcatgATTTTGTATTCAATATAAGTCAATTAATATCACGAATACGTAACTTTGGGCATCACTAGGACGATTGGATCATGATCTAAAAGATCATGATGAAGGGTTGTGATGATTCAATATTGGGTGCAAACAAGACCATTGGATGTGATCGGATGAGCTAGAAAGATCGAGATAAAAAGATATAAAATCCAGACCTTAGATCAAGACAAGTAATTGAGATCTAATAGATCAAAGTTGCATTTGAGTGACCCGGAGAGATGAAACATAGATTGCCCAATTCAAAATTGAAGTACTAGACTGATCAACATGATCAAGGAATGTGATCAACTCATCAAATGAGGTGTGATCTACATTATTAGATCAAGCTATGACATATTAGATTGAATATTAGCTTAGGGACACATTTAATCGTGAAAAGATCCTACAACCAGTGAAATGTTATAAACAGTCCAATACCTCGTAATAGAACGTCTATTTACATAaacctaaaataaaaaatacacgcACTTTCATTTAGGTATATATTgatgtatataattttttttcatatagaTCTTTCAAAAATGAATTTCACCTAGTTTTGCTCACAAAACGAAAAATCGTTATATCTTGAAAATTGATTGTCATGTTCCACAGACATCATGTGTTGTGCAAATCTATATTAAACGAATAGAATTGAACAATAGGtttgatttgtattatgttcGTAATCTTCCAATGCTCGTTGCAATATACTCTGCAATAACATATCAACAGTTTCTAATTTACACTTATTATACAACATAAATTGATATAAATTCATGAATAAATGTGTAGTTGTAAATATGAATCGTACGAGGGCGTAAAATGCAATTAGTATtatattatttcattttttttttaaaactttctcAGAGTACTAAAAAacatacttaaataaaaacgaCTTTTTACAatgtatttattaaaaaaacaaaaataattttaatgtttggataaatattaacaatttttttattttttattttcaaacaaTGATGGACtttgaaaaagtaaaaaaaaaaatacaactctttttcaggatttttattaaaaaataaattttataatcaaaataatatagttttttttttaaaaaaacttaattCTTTTTGGAAAAAATACTTTTAATCCAAGTCCTTGGACCTAAGTCGTGTGAACGTTTCCAAATTGTGGGGTGTTACACGATTTCGGCTCACCTTCACTTCCTTAATTGTCAGTGAAAATGGCGCCACTAAGAAGAAATTTGTATTATGCAAGCAATACGTCGAAGAAAAACCCTAATTTTCAGCATTTTCTGCAGTTTATTCGCAAAGCAGAGAAAGGATACATGGTCTCTTTTGCTCCTAAGTTCGTTAAGTTTCTTCAATTGCGCTCCTTTTCGAACTGTTGTACCTCCTCGACACTTTTCTCCAAATCCCAGGTATTTTATGCTTGTAAGGGTCCATATACATGTAAAATGTTGTTTATGGTTTCATATTTCGATTCTTTACAAAGAAAAGCTCTAGTTTTGGAACTTCTTTCAATTTTAGTGGAGTGTGGCTTGCTGTATGTTTTAAATTGATaacccttttttaaaaaaaaaaagaaaaaaaaagagtctGTTTTCGACTTCTTGTAACATTTTCCGCATTTTTTTCAGAATGAATTTCTCTGGAGAAGAATGCACTGCACTTACGCATTGCCATCGGGTAAAGATTATATTGTCTGTCTTATTTTCCGTTGTCGCTCATGCCCTATTTTCCTTTTTACGTAGTAATGTGAAATAAGATTACTGCGGTTGATTCGGGTGGTTAAGGAGCATGAATTTTGCTTGGGTCTCCCGATTTTTTCTGctcgtaaaaaaaaatttcaattccgATATTTGGTCGAGAGGGTGGTTAATAAAACTCAAGGCTGGGGGAATAAGATGTTTTCTGCTGGAGGAAAAGAGATTCTGATAAAATCAGTGCTGCAGGCAATTCCCACGTATGCAATGTCTTGTTTTAGAATCCCTAAATCGGTTTGTGAGGAAATTGAACGGATTTTTTCTTACTTCTGGTGGGGAATGGAAGGAGGCCGTAGAAGGATGCATTGGTCTACTTGGAAGGCGTTGTGTAAGCCTAAATGTATGGGTGGCATGGGTTTTCCCCACTTAGAAACTTTCAATAAGGCTCTTCTTGCAAAGCAGATCTGGAGAATTATCTCTAAGCCTGACTCTCTTGTGGCCCGTGTTTTAAAAGTGCGTTATTTCAGACATCAGGATGTTATGGCCACTTGGGAGTAATCTTTTTATATTGGAGATCCATTTTATGGAGTCCGCCCCTCCTTGAAACAGGTCTATCCTGGAGAGTGGGGGATGGTTCGAAAATTGCTACTAGTGAAGATCGTTGGGTTTTTGGTAAGATGGCTCAATTAGCTCAGCCCTCGCAAATACATAACTTCCAAACAGTAAGCTCTCTTATGGTTAATGGCAGGTGGAATGAACCTCTGATTAGTCAATTATTTTCGGCGCACCAGGTTGCTGACATTTTATCTATTCCTTTATCTCCAGCTCGATCCAAGGATCTTAGGTTTTGGGCCTTTGATCCGAAAGGAATTTATACTGTGCGAGACGGGTATAAAGCAGCAATTGGCTTCTTCGATTCCCCTATGTTCAGCTCCGCTATGAACTCAAGTAAATGGTGGAAGTTTCTTTGGTCACTTTCGATCATTGTTTTCAAAACCGGACCGGACCGGACCGAccggttcgaccgggaaccggtcACTGGTCCGGTCCGGAATACCTCAAATAACCGTTTTATCTGTCGGACCGTTCagaaccggtcaagaaccggtcaaaaccggTCGAACCGGCTAAGAACCGGCCAAGAACCGTTTTCATGAACCGGCCAAGAACCGGTCCGAccggaattttgaattttttttttttaaaaaaaaaattagtttttttaaaaaaaattaaaactttaatttaatattttattatatatatacattattaatGGAATTTgtacattcttaaaaatattattgtactattattagagtttttttaatttaattttaaaattatatataactataattaatattttgaatatatttatattgttatttatttttaaaactaggataaatatatttttttgtctatttatatacatcttttaggttttaaattttaaaatatattattaattttattatattatataaacggttttcggttcgaccgtccggttaaaatGGTCCGACCGGTTGGACCATTTTTTCAAGGTaaaccggttcgatcaccggttcgatcaccggtccggttatgaaaacattgCTTTCGATCCCTCCGAAAGTGCGTATTTTTTGGTGGCGAACTTTAAATAACTTTATCCCTACGGAAGAGAACCTACGTACTCACCATGTTCCGGTGCATGGTTTCTGCCCACTTTGTCATTTTCATAGTGACACTACCAGCCATGCATTGGTCTCGTGTCCGCGTATTAAAGATAGATGGAAGGAAACAGAGTTTTGGCCGATGCTCAGACAAGCTAAGCATATGGATATGTGGAATATTTTCATTTGGATGCATGATCAGCTAAGCCTTCAACAGTTTGAACTTTTTACTATGTGTACTTGGGCCATATGGAATGATAGACTATGGATGCTGCATGATAAAAATTCTCGAGCTGTCTCCAGTGGGATTGAGGGAAATGGAGTGATGTTAAAGGATTTCCAATCGGCTAGGAGGGCTCTTAATGTGGCTTATAATTCGGGGTCCTACTCATCGCCGGACAAATGGGCTGCTCCTCCAGCTAATTCCCTTCGCATGGATGTGGACGCCGCATATAATGAGAGTTCTAATTTTTATGCTATTGGTGGGGTGGTAAGGAATCATGAGGGCCAACCGATTATCGCGTTTGGTCGGCGTATTCAGAAGCCTTTTTCGGTGTTACATCCTGAACTCGAGGCAATTCATGTTGGTTTAATCATAGCTTTGGAGAATAATTTACAGATTCATGCTGTCTATTCGGATTCTCTTCTGGCAGTGCAAGCAGTCACTAGGCCAGAAGAGGATTGGAGTTATGTTGGTGCGGTAGCTGCAGATATCAACCGTCTATTTGGACCAGCGGCTACTAATTCTATTTACCATGTTCGAAGATCAGCGAACGCTGTTGCTTTTTTGCTTTTTCTTCCCCTTACCCGTTTTGTTGGTTTAAGGGTGGCTTTCCTTTTTGGTTGATAAATCTTGTAATTAAAGTCTCTTTTGATCCATTTTAATATTACAAGTTTTatccgtaaaaaaaaaaaagattactGCGGTTGATTTCATCCACGTTTTGAAGTTTTCTTCTGTTGTTTGGTGGGTAATTTTGTTTCATATTTCCCTTGGTTCTCTTgtcttatattatttattattttttaaaaatctcagCTGAAGTTTCAGAGTATGAATATGATGATCGTATTCTTAGTGATGACAAAGTGATGGAGAAAGACACCGCATTGCGTGTGGCTCTGACAAAACTCGCAGGGGATTTTGGCAAAGAGTCAATGCTCTCATTGCAGCGGTTCTTTCGCTCTAGGCGTGCCCCTGTGATATCCACGGGTTCATTAACGCTGGATCAGGCACTTGGCATTGGTGGATTGCCAAAGGTTTGCATCTAGATAGGTGTTCTGTTTGATTGGTGTTTGGAATTGTCCATTTTCTTCATGCGTGAATTTGTCCGTGTCAATTAGGGGTTACTATGCCCGAGTGCTGATTTAGTTATGTCTGTCATAAGCAGTTAAACATGATCAGTCTTGTGCCAATCCTAGCAGTATGTTGAGTTAGTTTTTGCATGAGGGGTGTCTTCATTTTAATTAGCCTAGGTTTTCTAGGTTTTTCTTCCatgtgatgttttttttttgaaaatatccatatgaatattttgaataGGTTCTTTTCTGTATATTGGCAACACATTCTTGTCCTGATATAGCTATGAATGCAAAATGTCTACTCCTTTTTTACATTGTTTCACTTCAAATTGGAATCTTAATGTTAATCAGGGAAGAATGGTTGAAATTTACGGGCAAGAAGCATCGGGAAAGACAACTCTAGCACTTCATGTTATCAAGGAGGCTCAAAAGCTTGGAGGTTTGTATTGAtctaagttttttttaataatgagATGCTTAAGATCTGAAAAGGTTGAGGGGGAAAAAGAGATACGTGAAGTGTAGCCTTGTTAAAAGCAAACTAACTGTCAAGCTTGTAGAATATTTTATAGGTTCTTCAGTATGTCGGCAGACATAATTTCCATTCCTTTGAAATGTTATTGCTCTCGTGCATTTGAGTTGTTCCAAGCTTCTGGATTTTTCACTCTGGAAAACGAAACACTCTTTTCCCCCCTTTTTCAGATCATTCACAATTTGATTAGTAATTGTGTAATTTGGATTATTGGTAGAATCCACATGAGCTGAACAGCGTTTAAGAACAAGAAGAAACATACAATGTGAATTTGTATTGATTTGATGAAATAAACAAAGGAAAGTCCCGGAGATAGCCTCTGTACAAATATCCTCTCCTAGCACTGCTAGTAACAAttgatgatcaaaataatcgaATGACAGATAAACAAAGGAAAATCCCAGAGATAGCCTCTGTAAAATATCCTCTCCCACTCTCCCTAGCACTGCTAGTAATAATTGACGATCAAAATAACCGAATGAatcttctctctctctctctctctctctctctcttctctctctctctctctctccccCTTCCTTTCTTTCGATTGTATTCCCTCTGTATTCATCTTATACTTGATTCATTCTTCTCTTCTGACAGGTTACTGTGCATATCTGGATGTGGAGAACGCATTAAACCCTCTGCTTGCAGAATCAATTGGTGTAAATACAGACAAGCTTCTCATTTCACAGCCAGATTCTGCTGAAAATTTGCTAAGTGTAGTGGATACATTGACAAAGAGTGGATCAGTTGATGTAATTGTGGTAGATAGTGTATGCACCTATCTttcgttttttattttattttttacgcAATTTAACCTTTTGATTCTATTTAACTCAACAAATGCATGCCAACTCGTGTTCATCAcaagtttgattgaatttttGATGGTATTACACATAATTTGTTATTTACTGGTGTTCTTGGCCCTTTATCTAAAAACGGAGTAAGCGGTTacattgaaaaaaaaacacaagttAATAACCTTGTCAGTTGTCCCAAGTCGACCGACTTtactttgattttttatttttatttttatttctatttttcgGGTTTCTTGTTTGGTATCATTTATCAGTCATTAGGCTAGCTATTGATGTATTCCTTGTGGTTCACAAGCTGATGTAAGgaattttttttgtcaaaattttGCGTACACCTCCTTGTTAGGCTGTTATTGTAGAACCCAGAGTTACTTTTGGCAAGTTTGCAAGTGATGGCTGTTTTTTCCACATTAAATTTTTGTCTTCTCTCGAATTACCCCATCAATATATCTAACTTATTTTATCCTTTGAATTTATGTGCACTTCTTCCACAGGTGGCTGCTCTTGTTCCTCAATGCGAAATTGATTCTTTGTGTTTGGGTTCCTCCAGAGACCTACAATCAAAAATTATGACCCAAGCACTACGCAAAATACATTACTCTCTATGTAATTCAAGCACTctcattatttttataaatcagGTAATTGCTTGTTGCTAACACACTAAATAATTCTTTTAATTCTATGCGAACAGGTGGCATTAGTAATCACTATTCTTTCGTCCTTGTAGATTAGAAAAAATTTGAAACTAGGCATGGGCTCGGTTCTTGCGGATGAAGTTACCTCTGGCGGAAATGCCTTGAAATTTTATGCTGCTGTACGGATGCGAATTAGCAGAAAGGGATTACTGAAGACCGAGGATAAGGTAAGTCTCGTGAGTATATCAGCTAATAAGCAACTTCAGGAATTATCAAGACAAGAATCAAGATGCCAACACTCCCCACCACCACCACACACAACCAGTCAGTTTTGTGTGCTGTCTTGCCACATGCGGTTACCACATTTGTGCAAAtcatctgttttttttttatcattcttATACTATTACTTTTCTAGGCTACTGGTCTTGGGATATGTGTGCAAGTGGTTAAAAATAAGCTAGCGCCTTCAAACGCAAAAGCTGAATTAACCATACAATTTGGAAAAGGCATCTGCTGCAAATCGGAGGTCTTGGACTTGGCCTGTGAACATGGTGTAATTGTTAAAGAAGGAAGCAGTTACTTCATGAAAGGAAAAATTTTTCATAGTAAAGAGGAAGCCTTAAGGTTTCTGAATGTCAACGATGGTGCTTTGGATGACATTATTACAACCTTAAGATACCATTTGTT
It encodes:
- the LOC140890569 gene encoding DNA repair protein recA homolog 2, mitochondrial yields the protein MVSFAPKFVKFLQLRSFSNCCTSSTLFSKSQNEFLWRRMHCTYALPSAEVSEYEYDDRILSDDKVMEKDTALRVALTKLAGDFGKESMLSLQRFFRSRRAPVISTGSLTLDQALGIGGLPKGRMVEIYGQEASGKTTLALHVIKEAQKLGGYCAYLDVENALNPLLAESIGVNTDKLLISQPDSAENLLSVVDTLTKSGSVDVIVVDSVAALVPQCEIDSLCLGSSRDLQSKIMTQALRKIHYSLCNSSTLIIFINQIRKNLKLGMGSVLADEVTSGGNALKFYAAVRMRISRKGLLKTEDKATGLGICVQVVKNKLAPSNAKAELTIQFGKGICCKSEVLDLACEHGVIVKEGSSYFMKGKIFHSKEEALRFLNVNDGALDDIITTLRYHLFETQTI